In a single window of the Papaver somniferum cultivar HN1 chromosome 8, ASM357369v1, whole genome shotgun sequence genome:
- the LOC113304954 gene encoding uncharacterized protein LOC113304954 codes for MPTGDDTGAVITSVMNSVPSQEPTSIPYGVKLNDFFFTLWSQIVSMFISSRGKNGHLTGSTKQPTEGESPYDEWCIKDSLVKGWLVGAMDPELMNVFIRLPTAKDVWDAVKHRYYEGADKSILYDLSQKAMPTKQAGRPVATFYSDLTIIWQELDYHKPITFTQADVIKFAKKRLMKSEGEILRSTPLPGPEMVFSIMRREEQRRSTMMNQVVSPQIAMTLNKFGNFSQQSSSQNTGGKCTYCGNGKHTVENFFKKNGYPEWWNTRSKTEKGKAKAAICNIGLALIAANSNKDHGWILDSGATNHMTFEASILKDVCPPDCSTVYNANGVPYPVTGAGRVDLNSSLTLKHTLLIPSLSNNLLSVSQHLFQPLFSGRKPSDFNYETCILAKSHRTTYPDSFSRRLVPFALVHSDVWGPCRITSNSGFRWFVLFVDDCTRMTWLYLMKNKSNVAGIFKSFHIMIQAKFSTTLKVLSSDNGGEYINETLQGYFQEYGLIHETTCPSTPQQNSVAERKNMQLLEITRACLIGANMKPHFWEEAINNAVYLFNRVPTSVLKFQTPLDKLASFVAVPSQLKLPP; via the exons ATGCCTACTGGTGATGATACTGGTGCTGTTATTACTTCTGTGATGAATTCGGTACCTTCTCAGGAGCCGACTTCGATTCCTTATGGTGTAaaattgaatgattttttttttactctttgGTCTCAAATTGTATCTATGTTTATCTCAAGTAGAGGCAAAAATGGACATTTAACTGGTTCTACCAAACAACCCACTGAAGGTGAATCTCCATATGATGAATGGTGTATCAAAGATTCTCTTGTAAAAGGTTGGCTTGTTGGTGCTATGGATCCAGAATTAATGAATGTATTCATTCGTTTACCGACTGCAAAAGATGTTTGGGACGCAGTGAAACATCGATATTATGAAGGGGCTGATAAATCAATTCTTTATGATTTATCTCAAAAGGCTATGCCAACAAAGCAAGCAGGTCGACCCGTGGCTACTTTTTATTCTGATCTTACGATTATTTGGCAAGAGCTTGATTATCATAAACCAATTACTTTTACCCAAGCAGATGTAATTAAATTCGCAAAGAAGAGATTGATGAAGAGCGA AGGAGAAATACTTCGTAGTACTCCATTACCTGGACCCGAAATGGTTTTTTCTATTATGAGGcgtgaagaacaacgtcgtagtaCCATGATGAATCAAGTTGTTTCCCCTCAAATAGCAATGACGTTAAACAAGTTTGGGAATTTTTCGCAACAATCTTCATCACAAAATACTGGTGGAAAATGTACTTATTGTGGAAATGGTAAGCACACTGTCGAAAACTTCTTTAAGAAGAATGGTTATCCTGAGTGGTGGAATACTCGATCAAAAACCgaaaaaggaaaagccaaagCAGCTATCT GTAATATTGGCCTAGCTCTAATAGCTGCTAACTCAAACAAGGATCATGGTTGGATTCTTGATTCTGGTGCCACTAATCATATgacatttgaagcatctattttgAAAGATGTATGCCCACCTGATTGTTCAACGGTCTATAATGCCAATGGAGTTCCATACCCGGTTACTGGAGCTGGGAGAGTTGATTTGAATTCTTCCTTAACTTTAAAACATACTTTGCTGATTCCTTCCCTTTCTAACAATCTTTTATCAGTATCACAA CATTTATTTCAACCTCTATTTTCGGGCCGCAAACCTTCTGATTTTAATTATGAAACTTGCATCTTAGCAAAAAGTCATCGTACTACTTATCCTGATAGTTTTAGCAGAAGATTAGTCCCATTTGCTTTGGTTCATTCTGATGTTTGGGGTCCCTGTCGAATTACTAGTAATTCAGGATTTCGTTGGTTTGTTCTTTTTGTCGATGATTGCACTCGTATGACCTGgctttatttgatgaaaaataaaagtaaTGTTGCCGGTATTTTCAAATCTTTTCATATTATGATTCAAGCAAAATTTTCTACCACTCTAAAAGTCCTTAGTTCGGATAATGGTGGAGAATATATCAATGAAACTTTACAGGGTTATTTTCAGGAGTATGGTTTAATTCATGAAACTACTTGTCCTTCTACGCCACAACAAAATAGTGTTGCGGAAAGGAAGAATATGCAATTACTTGAGATTACTAGAGCTTGTTTAATTGGAGCAAACATGAAGCCACATTTCTGGGAAGAAGCTATCAATAATGCAGTGTATCTTTTTAATCGTGTACCCACTAGTGTTTTGAAATTTCAAACACCTTTAGATAAATTGGCTTCGTTTGTGGCAGTTCCTTCTCAACTTAAGCTTCCTCCATGA